The window TACAAATTCTGTATTTGTTGTATTTCCATTTAGAACTCCATCAATAAAAACATCATAACTAGCTACACCAGAATCATCAGTAGAAGCAGACCAACTAGCTTTAAAGCTTGTTCCAGTTTCATTAGATATAGTAACAGCTGTTGGAACAGTTGGTGGTGTTGAGTCTGACAATGTAGTTCCGTTTACTGCAGTAGTTTGGTCAGATTTATTGTTAGCGATATCTTTTGCTAATACACTAACGGCATACGTTGTATTTGGAGTTAAACCTGTAATTGTAAATGTTGTATTTGCAGTTTCATCGTTTAAAGTCCCGTCTACATAAATCTCATATTTTGTTACCGCTTCATTATCTGTAGAAGCTGTCCATGTAGCATCTATACTTGTTGTTGTAATATTACTTAAAGCTAAATCTGTTGGTACAGTTGGCGCTTCGGTATCTGTAGAAGTATAAATTCCCCAAGAATCTATTGCAGCATCTCCACCCCAAATTCTTGTAGCTAAATAAGCATTGTCAATAAATGGGTTTCTATTTCCTTGTGCATACGTGTTACTTGTATTTTCATGATAAGTATTTCTCTGTCTTTCAAAATCAGATACAGGATCTTCTACATTCCATTCTAAGAATAAATCTATCATATTATCTGGAGTAGAAGCAGCGCTACCAACACCAATATTAGTTGGTAAACATCTATCTCCGTATCTAATGTACATATACATCATAATTCTTGCAACATCACCTTTCCATTCATCACCAGGATACCAGCCACCAGAAACACTACCTGCATTACCAGAACCATCTGCAAATTTTAAACTACCTCTGTTAGAATTCATTCTTACATCAGAAGGACGTAGATGTTGACCATCTGCACCAGGACCAGAAGTACCTAAATTTGGCGTTCCTTTAGATTTAGCGTAAACGTGTTCTCTGTTCCAATCTGTACCTTGAGTACCACCATTTAAACTTTTGCTTCTTGTTTTATCAGTTACGTAATTTCCATCACTATCACTATATCCATAAATAAGTAAAACATTATTAGCATTTGCAGGATCTTCATCTGTTGCTTTTAATGCATTCCAAAGTTCTCCATAAGATAAAGTGTTGGTATGTGTATTTGTAACTTTAATAGCTAATTTTTCTTTTAACGTAATACCTTCAGCAGTTAAATCAACATCACTATAATATGCTTCTTGAGCGTTTATTGTTATTGTTAAAAAGAAGATTAGTAAGAGGCTTAATTTTTTCATGTTCTTTTAGTTTTTAATTAATTTCTTTGTGATAAATCTTTTCTCTGAATTTATTTTTAATAGATAAACCCCTTTACTAAGGTTAGAAACATCAATTTTATTATTACTTAATGTAACTTCTTGTGTTGAAATTAATTTACCTAATGTAGAGTAAACTTGTATTGTTGCGTCTTCTGTTACACTAAAGTAAACTGTGTCTCCGTTTGTTGGGTTTGGAAACATTTTGAAAGATTCAAAAGTATTATCTTCTGTACTTAAGGTTGAAGTATGGCTTCCAATACCATCTAGCGTATTTTTAGGAAAACTATCCCATTCTGATTCTGTATAGGTTGTATTTGGGCTAGAAATATCTCCTTTTCTTCTTAAGGTTACGTCTTTTGCAAAATAAGCATCATCGCCAAAAACACCAATAATATCAATTAACACATCATTTTTGAATAAGGCAACAGCATCATTTCCGTTAAAATTTACGGGTTGTCCAAAATTAGTATCGTTATTATTTGGTTGTACCAAATCTACTTGTCCAAGAGGATTTGAAGCTGAGTTTGGTTGTAATTCAGGATCTGAATTATCTCCATTACCAATTACAAAAACATCATTAGGAACTATGCTTTGAACAGTTCCACTATTTAAAGCTAATGGAGTAGTCCAAACACCAGCACCATTTCTTTCTAACTTAACAACATAGCCAGCAAGATCTACGGTTGCGCCTGTTAAATTAACTATTTCTAATGCTTTTCTTGTTCCTGGCTCACCTTCTAAATATTCAGAAAAGAATAATTCTGTAGCAGTTCCAGAGCCACCAGCTGTTGTAGTTACATTAACTGTATTTGATTGTGCAGATGGATTACCTGAAGTATCTTTAGCAATTACATACGCTGTATAACTAGTTGTTGGTGATAAATTAATAATAGTATATGTTAATGTGGTAACATTACTATTTAAAACTCCGTCTAAATAAACGTCATAACTCTCTACTTCATTATCATCTGTAGCAGCATCCCAAGTTAATACAAAAGAACTATCTGAAATTGTACTTGCAGTAGCGTTTGTTGGTGCTGTAGGAGCAGTAGTGTCTGGTAACGTTGTTCCGTTAACAGGAGCACTTTCATTAGAAAAATTATTTATTAAATCTTTTGCTAAAACCGTAATGCTATAGGTTGTATTAGGGTTTAAATCTACCAATGTTGTACTAGTATTTGCGGTAGTTTGTGCCGTTAAAGTACCATCTACATATATATTATAGCCAGTTACCGCTTCGTTGTCTGTAGAAGCATCCCAAGTAACGTCTAAAGAAGTGAAGTTTTCGTTACTTACTGTTACATTTGTTGGTACAGTTGGTGCTTGTGTATCTGTAGGTGCGTATAAATTCCAAAGATCTTCTGCAGAATCTCCACCCCAAATACGAGTTGCTAAATATGGATTGTCTATAAAAGGATTTCTATTTCCTTGTGCGTAGGTATTATTTGTAGTGTCTTCGTGATATGTGTTTCTTGTTTTTTCAAGATCAGAAACAGGATCTTCTACATTCCATTGTAAGAATAAATCAATCATATCATCTTGTGTAAATTGATTGTCTCCAACTCCAACAGCTGTAGGTAAACATTGCTCACCATAACGAAGGTACATGTACATTATCATTCTTGCTACATCACCTTTCCATTCATCTCCAGGATACCAACCAGCAGTATTAGGACCATCAGGACCATTATAAGTTGCTGAAGAACGACTAGAATTACCTGAACCTAAAGCAAATTTATAATTGTTTCTTTCAGAGTTGCGAGTTCTATCAGCAGGCCTTAAGTTATGAGCGTCTGAACCTGGACCTTGACTATTACCTTGTCCTATTAAAACTGGATTTGCTAAAGATTTAGAAAATACATGTTCTCTGTTCCAAACAAAATTATTACAACTAGTACCACAATCTTGTAATGTATTGTCTCTTTCTCTGTCATTGGTAATGTCAGAATCAGAACCATCTTCCCAACCGTATATTAAAACTACTTCGGAAGTATTTGCTGGATTAGCATCTGTTATTTTAGATGCTTCCCAAACACCAGGAGTATAGTTTAACATATTTGTATGTGTAGCTGTAATCTTTGTAGCTAAGGCATCTTTTAAATCAGTACCTGCTAATGTTAAATCTACATCACTATAGTATGCTTCTTGTGCAAAGCTTAATGAAATTGATGTAATAAATAAAAGTGAAAGTAATTTTTTAACCATAATTTTTAATTTTGTTTTCTTTCTAAAAGTGCCATATAAAATCCGTCGTAGCCAGAAGTGTGTGCTAACACTTTTTTGTCTGCAACAAATGTAAAGTTTTTTCCGAACTCTGTTGTTAAGAAATTATCAACTTGTAATTGATTCTCAGAAGGTAAGACGGAACAAGTAGCATAGACTAATTTTCCACCTGGTTTAACCATTTTAGAGTATTGTTGTAATATTTCTTGTTGCGTTTTACGAATATTGTCTAAAAACTCTGGTTGTAATTTCCATTTACTGTCTGGGTTTCTTCTAAGAACACCTAAACCAGAACAAGGAGCATCAATTAATACTCTGTCTGCTTTGTCGTGTAGTTTCTTAATTACCTTAGTAGAGTCTATTACTTTTAAATCTATATTATGGGCACCATTTCTACGTGCTCTAACTTTTAATTTTTTCAATTTACTTTCGTAAATATCCATGGCAATAATTTGCCCTTTATTTTCCATTAAAGAAGCTAAGTGTAATGTTTTACCACCAGCACCAGCACAAGTATCAACAACTTTCATACCTGGTTTAACTTCTAAGTAGTCTGCAACTAATTGAGAAGAAGCGTCTTGTACTTCAAAAAAACCTTTTTTAAATACTTCAGTTCTAAAAACATTTGCACGTTCAACTAATTTTAAAGCATCATCATGGTTTTTTACAAATTCAGTTTCTATACCTTCTTTAGCAAGTTCTTTTTGTAAGTTTTCTCTTGTTGTCTTTAAAGTATTTGTACGTAAAATTACTTCTGCTTGTAGGTTAAGCGCAGCAATTTCTTTAGTCCAAATTTTCTCTCCTAACTCTTCTAAACCAATATTATCTATCCAATCTGGAATAGATTCTCTAAACTTTCTAATTTTAGAAAGCTCATCAAACTTACCTTTTATTCTTCTATTTGGAGTTGGTTCAATTTGATTCCAATCTGGAAGTTTAATTCCCTTTAAAACACACCAAACCGAGAACAGTCTCCATAAATTAGGTCTGTCAAAAGGTTCTTTAACTTCTGCAATTTCAGCATATAAACGTTTCCAACGTACTATTTCGTAAATTGTTTCTGCTACAAATTTTCTATCTCTAGAACCCCAACGTTTGTCGCGTTTTAAAGCTTTTTCAACAGCTTTACCAGCATAAGCTCCTTCATTAAAAATGTCTCGTAAACTGTCTATTACAGCATACGTTAAGTTTCTATGTAATCTCATTAATTGATTTTAAGCCACAAAGATACGTTAATTTAAGCTTTTTTTGAGTCTCTTTTTTCTTTTCCATTACTGAAAAGAAACAAAAATCTAGCTGTATTTAGTACAAGAATTCTGTATTTTCGTTTTTAGAAAATTTAAAAGTGAATCTTAACCAACCCATAACATATTTAAAAGGAGTAAGTATTGCCAGAGCAGAATTGCTTTATAGTGAGCTTGGTGTTAAAAACTGTAAAGATTTATTGCATCTTTTTCCGTTTAGATATATTGATAAAACACAGTTTTACAAGATAAACTCTTTGCAGCAAAACACTGCGGAAGTTCAAATAGTTGGTAAGATTACAGGATTAAAAACGGTTGAACAGAAACGAGGAAGTAGATTAGTAGCAACTTTTAGAGATGAAACTGGTGCTATAGAGTTGGTTTGGTTTCGTGGACAAAAATGGTTAAAAGATTCTTTAAAAATAAATCAGCCGTATGTAATTTATGGAAAACTGAATTTTTACGGAGGAAAATTTTCCATGCCGCATCCAGAAATGGAATTGCTGAAAGATTATAAAAGTAAAATCCAATCTTCCATGCAACCTGTGTATCCTTCAACCGAAAAATTAGCAAATAAAAACGTTTCCAATAAGGTTGTTAGAAGCTATATTGAAGATTTACTGTCTAAAATAGGCTATTCAATTGAAGAGAGTTTACCTAGTTATATATTACAAGAACATAATTTATTAGGTAAAAGAGAATCACTTATTAACATTCATTTTCCTAAGAATCAAGAATTATTAGCAAAAGCTCAATTTAGATTAAAGTTTGAAGAATTATTTTTTATTCAGATGCAATTATTGCGTAAAAAACTCATCAGAAAAAGTAAAATAAAAGGATTTGTTTTTGAAAAAGTAGGAGAGCAATTCAATAATTTTTACACTAATTATTTACCTTTTGAGTTAACAAATGCACAAAAACGTGTGTTAAAAGAGATTCGGAAAGATGTAGCTTCCAATGCTCACATGAATCGTTTATTACAAGGAGATGTTGGTTCAGGAAAAACTATTGTAGCCTTGTTGGCAATGTTGTTAGCAATAGACAATGGTTTCCAAGCAACTATAATGGCGCCAACAGAAATTTTGGCAACGCAACATTATCATGCAGTTACAGAATTGTTACAAGAAATGAATATTTCTGTAGAATTACTTACAGGATCTGTAAAAACCAAAAAGCGAAGGGAAATACATGCAGCGCTGGAAAGTGGTGAATTAAATATTTTAATAGGAACCCATGCTTTGTTAGAAGACAAAGTGAAATTCAAAAATTTAGGAATTGCAATTATTGATGAACAACACAGATTTGGTGTAGAGCAACGTTCTAAATTATGGAGAAAAGGCGGCCCATCCCTAACCCTTCCCGAAGGGAAGGGAACCGAAGTACGGAATCGTTATGAAACCGCTCGTCCATCAGTATATAAATTGATGAAAGAGCTTCAAAAAGAAAGAAAGCAAAAAACAACAGAAGCAGAACGTGTTTTATGGGAAAGTTTAAAAACAAAAAAACTTGATTTTAAATTTAGAAGACAACATATTGTAGACGAGTTTATAGTTGATTTTATTTGTATTTCTAAAGGTTTAATAGTTGAAGTTGATGGGAAGTATCACAACACAAAAGAGCAGCAAGAATCAGATGATTTAAGAACAGAAATTTTACAAGAATTAGGGTTTAAAGTAATTAGGTTTAAGAACGAAGAGGTAATTGGTAATATAGAACAAGTAATTAATATTATTTCTGAAGAGTTAAAAGAACATACTAGTGAGAATTCCCTCCCTTCGGGAGGGTTAGGGTGGGCTTTACCACCACATATTTTGGTAATGACCGCAACTCCAATTCCACGTACGTTGGCAATGTCGGTTTATGGAGATTTAGATATTTCTGTTATAGATGAATTGCCTCCAGGACGAAAAGAAGTAAAAACTGTACATCGATATGATAAAAATAGACTTGCCGTTTTTAAGTTTTTAAAAGATGAAATTGAAAAAGGCAGACAAGTATATGTTGTGTATCCGTTAATTCAAGAATCGGAAGCCATGGATTATAAAGACTTAATGGATGGTTATGAGAGTATTTCTAGAGAATTTCCGCTGCCAAAATACCAAATAAGTATTGTGCATGGTAAAATGAAACCTGCCGATAAGGAATACGAAATGCAGCGCTTTGTAAAAGGCGAAACTCAAATTATGGTTGCCACAACTGTAATAGAAGTTGGTGTTAATGTACCCAATGCAAGTGTTATGATTATTGAAAGCGCAGAACGTTTTGGACTTTCTCAATTGCATCAATTACGTGGTAGAGTTGGGAGAGGAGCGGAACAAAGTTATTGTATTCTTTTATCTAGTTTTAAGTTATCTGCCGATGCAAAAACACGTTTAAAAACTATGGTTGATACTTCTGATGGATTTAAAATTGCCGAAGTAGATTTAAAATTACGTGGTCCAGGAAACTTAATGGGAAAACAGCAAAGTGGTGTTTTAAATCTTAAAATTGCCGATGTTGTTAGAGATACACCAATTCTTTTTAAAGCAAGACAAACTGCAATTGGAGTTTTGCAAAATGATGCTAATTTATCGAAACCAGAAAATACTGTTTTACAAAAAACGTTTGCTCAAATTCAAAGAAAAACTGGTTTTTGGTCTGAGATTAGTTAAGTTTTTTTAAATTGTTTCGCTAACGTGTTTCTTTAGTTTGTATTAAATATCTTTATATAGGAAAGGAGGAGAACTATAACGTGTTTTAGAATTGCAGTTCCCTTACACGTACGAGTCCTCAGTTCCTATAAAGTTGCAAAGAACCATTTGGAATACCAGGATTATAAAAACCCGATAAAGGAAGTAGTTTTTGCAACATATTTAATCATTCTAATTGTAAAAATATGAAAAATTACAGAGAAGTAGTAGGAATAGATGTATCAAAAAAGACGATTGATGCCTATTGTTATCATGCTCAAGTTCACCAAGAGTTTAAGAACGATATAGCTGGTTACAAAAGTCTCTTAAAATGGGTTTTAAAACAGACAAAAGAAAGTGCTGTTTTTTATTGTTTTGAGAACACAGGTTATTATTCATTAAAGTTGGCACTTTATTTCCATAGTAAGAAAGTTGTTTATGTTGAGGAGAGTCCGTTAAAAATTAAGCGTTCTTCTGGGATTGTAAAAGAGAAAACAGATAAGCTAGATGCTCAAGTAATAGCAAAGTATGGTTGGTTTTACAGAGAAGAGTTAATGCCGAGTACAGTAAAAAGCAGTTCTCATTTAGAACTTGGTAGACTGTTAGCTTTAAGAGATCAATTAGTTCGAAATAATGCAGGTTTAAAAGGCACTTTAAAAGAGATGAAAGTACTTTTAACAAGTTCTACAACAGATTTAGGTTGTATCAGTTTAAAGCGTAGTATTGACTATTTGTCTAAACAAGTAAAATCTATAGAAATTAGAATTGAAGAAATCATTTTTGATGATGTTTCTATGAGTAAAAATTACGAATTACTAAAAAGTATGAAAGGAATTGGTTTGGTCGTTGCTTGCCAATTAATTTATCATACAGGTAACTTTACCCGTTTTAAAAGTTGGCGTGCTTTTTCCAGTTATTGTGGAACTGCACCTTTTGAGCATCGTTCTGGCACCAGCATTCACAGGCGAAAACAATGTCATTATTTAGGAGACAGAAAGATGAAAAGTTTATTGAGTATGGCAAGTGTTTCTGCAATACAACATGATAGTGAGTTAAAGTTGTATTATCAAAAAAAGTTGGCAGAAGGAAAAGATAAAATGTTGGCGATAAATAATGTGAGAAACAAACTAATAGCAAGAGCATTTGCAGTTGTTAAAAGAGGAACACCATATGTTGTTCTTCAAAATTATGCTGCTTAAAATAAAAACTAAATTTTATTAGGATTTGATCTTGGAATACGTGTATGATCTCGTTGCGTGTTTCAGCAACTAATTTAGCAAATAAAAACCGAATAGAAAGTCCGCAAGGACTTTCGTAAGTAAGCTATAACTAGCAATGAATTATACACGGTGTTGCCATTTCGTTGTTTTTCAAATGTTTTTTCAGACTTTCTATAATTACTAAATTTACTTTAAACATTAAAAAAAGCTGTTAGTATTTTTTCAGGATAACCTAAAACATATTCAAATTTATTATTCTCAATTTTGATTTTTATTGTTTCTAAAGACGGATATTTATCGAAAATATCTTCTGAATTTATGTAATTGTCTTCGTTTGAATTTGGTGAAATACCATTTATTCTCTTAAATGACCAAATGGATATGTATCTAATTCCATTTGAGTATGATTCTTGTATTTCTTCATCTTCAGAATTAAACGAGTCGTCTGAAATTATTTCTGTTTCATTGTATTGTCTGATAAGGTCTTTAAGAAAAGAACTACCAAATAATCCAATTAATTCAAATTCGTCAAGATTCTTTTTCTTTATTCCTCCAAATTCTGTAATAATTTCAGATAGTTCTTTACGATTAACATATACTCCTGTTTTAAATTCATTGGGATTTAATGCTCCAAATTTATTAAGAATGTTTTTCTGTTTATTTGTGAGTTCTAATTTTTCGAATGTTAAGAATACAGAATTTACAGAGTAAAATCTTTCTGTAGGTAGACCTGGACCATACCAAATTAATGATTTGTAGCCATTAGCTCCTGTGTGAATATATTTTTCATCTAAAAAAGGTAATAAATTATTTTCATTAATAAATTTTCGTAAATATTGACCTTCAATATCTAGTTTTCTGTTTTCAGTAACTAATTTTACTTTCTTATAAGAATGTTCATTTATTTCTTTTGACCATTTAGGAAATCTATTGAGAACTTCAATTCCTTCTTTCCCGATTACTTGTTTTTTTAAATAAGATAAAAGTCCCATTATTTATTATTTTATTAATTGCTCAACCCAATTATCACATCTATTTCCAGTATTAACTGAAAATGACAAATCTTCGTTTTTTGGAAAAATTAAAAATACTTCCTTTAAAACTATATTTGTTTTTAATACGCATTCATTTTCAGTTAAATAATCTTTGTTACTATTAATAGTTGCTAATTCATTAATTTGATTTTTATCAATTTTGCTCATAAATAAAAACTGCGTCTTACCATTTCTTCCTTTTTCTGAAATATCATTATACATAAATTCAATACTATATGCATAATGTTCATCTTTAGTCCAATGACAACCAAAGTTCGATTTATCTAATTCTTTAATCGAGTTTAAGTAAATAGCTCTGTAAATTTTCATATTAATTTTGAGTTCTCCATCAATGAATGGCAATTAATTGATATGCCGAGTTTTAATTCGAAATGTCAGGAGTTAACGAAGTTATCTAAAATTAATATTAGAAACAAGCTAAAATTTACTTCTCTAAAAATTTCTAATATCAACAATATCTCCACTATTTAAAGTGTTTTCTGAGTCAACTTTAAAAATAGTTTCGGCAACAAATTTTGGTGTAAATAATTGATTGGTTTCTTTTAACTCTATAAAACGATCCAGGTTTTTAAAATCCGTTTTATCAGTATTTCTTATGTGAGTTTGCATATTTGTGTCTACAACTCCAGGATATATAGAAACACATTTTACGCCGTTTTCTATATCATTTTGTTCAGCAGCAATCGTTTTTGTCATCATATCTATAGCGGCTTTAGAAGTACAGTAAATAGACCAACCTTCATAAGGACTTTGAGCTGCACCAGAAGAAATATTTATAATTTGTCTTTTACCTTTTATATCTTCTGATAATTTAATAAATAAGCTAGATAAAATAAGTGGAGTAGTAGTATTTAGTTGTATTGTCTTGGTAATATCTTCTGCATCTATATTTTCTAAATTAGAAATTGTGCCTAATCTTCCAGCGTTATTTATCAATGTAATTGAGGAAACTTCTTCTTTTAAAATTTCTTCAAAAAGCATTGTAAAGGTCTTCGTAGTTTCTTGTAAATTACTTAAATCTACTGAAATTTGAGTAACATTTTGTAAATCAACAATACTTCTGGAAAGCGAATACACTTTATAGTTTTCTGTAGCGTATTTTTCAGCTAAAGCTTTTCCAATACCTTTGCTTCCGCCAGTAATAATAATTGTGTTCATATAATTTGTCATTCCTACGTATGCAGGAATCTATTTTTAAAATTAGACTAAATATATATAAAGATTCCTGTTTTTAAAGGAATGATAGTTTTATTTGAAGTATTTCTTAGATTCTTCCCAAAAAGCATCCATTTCTGCCAAAGACATATCGGAAAGTTCTTTGCCAGCTGTTTTAGCGGCTTCTTCTAAATACTGAAAACGATTAATGAATTTCTTATTGGTTTTTTCCAATGCATTTTCAGGATTTACATCAATAAAACGAGCGTAATTAATCATTGAAAATAAAACGTCTCCGAATTCTTTTTCGGTGTTTTCTTTATCTCCTTTTTTAATTTCTTCGTTTAGTTCGTTTAATTCTTCTTGAACCTTTTCCCAAACTTGATGTGGTTCTTCCCAATCGAAACCAACGCCAGCAACTTTTTCTTGAATTCTGCTAGCTTTTACCAAAGCTGGTAAGCTTTTAGGAACACCTTCTAAAACAGATTTTTTACCTTCTTTTAGTTTTAATTGTTCCCAGTTACGTTTTACATCTGCTTCATTTTCCACTTTTACATCGCCATAAATATGTGGATGACGATGTATTAATTTATCTGAAATACTATTGGCAACATCTGCAATATCAAAAGCTTTTTTCTCACTACCAATTTTTGCATAAAAAACAATGTGCAATAATAAATCGCCCAATTCTTTTTTAATTTCTGGTAAATCGTCTTCTAAAATAGCGTCTGCAAGCTCGTAAGTTTCCTCAATTGTAAGATGACGAAGACTTTCAAGAGTTTGCTTTTTATCCCACGGGCACTTCTCTCGAAGATCGTCCATGATGTCTAACAAACGGTTAAAGGCTGCTAATTGATCCTTACGAGTATTCATTTATTTTTTTAGTTTTTTTTAGTTTCGAAGTTGCATAGACTCAAAGTAACAAAGTTTTAGCCCAGTAAAGTTGAATGGTTTTGAAATTTGTCATTTTCACTAACAACTAACAACTAACAACTAACAACTAACAACTAACAACTAACAACTAACAACTAACAACTAACATAACAACTAACAACTAACAACTAACAACTAACAACTAACAACTAACAACTAACTATTCTTCCTCTTCAGTATTAGTTTTTTCACCTAAAGTTGCAAAATCAAATTCTGATTTAGCTAAAAGATTATACCATTGTACAACTTTTTTAATGTTAGATGTATACACTCTTTCTGCATCGTAATCTGGTAATACTTCAGCAAAATAAGCTTCTAATTTCTTGCCACTTTCTTTATGAGAAATTGCTTCTTTACCATCTTCTTTATCAGCAATAGCTTTTATAACAGCACCTAAAGGTACTTCTTTCTCGTACGTGTAAATTGCAATATTTTCTAATAAACTAACATTGTGTGTTGCTGTAATTGGAAAACGCTTGTCTTCTAATAAATTCTTTACAATTACACCTGTTTTAGTTTGTGATAAGATTTCAAATAATCCTGGTTTACCGGTTACGGCAATAATTTTGTTAAAGTCCATTTATTTATTTTTTATATTAGGAAAACGCATTCTGTATTCTGCATTTATTTTCCCTTTTGATATTTTTTCTAATTTTTTCTTGATTAATTTTTTCTTCAATGAAGAAAGTTTGTCGGTAAATAAAATACCTTCAATATGATCATATTCATGCTGAAAAACACGTGCAGCCAAACCTGTAAAAGTTTCTGTTATTGTTTTAAAGTTTTCATCTTGATATTCAACAGTAACGCTTTCTTGTCTAAAAACGTCTTCTCTAACATCAGGAATACTTAAACATCCTTCGTTAAAAGCCCATTCGTCTCCAGATTCTTCAATAATTTCTGCATTAATAAATACTTTATTAAAGTTTTTTAATGCTTCTCTGTCGCTTTCTTCTAATTCTTCATCTTCAGCAAAAGGAGAAGCATCAATAAGAAATAATCGAATGTCTTTCCCAATTTGGGGAGCCGCCAAACCAACACCAGAAGCATTGTACATGGTTTCTCTCATGTCAGAAATTAGTTTTTCTAAATTTGGATAATCTTTATCGATTTCTTTTCCAACCTTGCGTAAAACTGGGTCGCCATAAGCAACAATAGGTAAAATCATTTTTTAAATTTTAATGGATGCAAAATTATTAATTTTTTAGTTAGATATAGATTCTGAAGGTGTTTATTTGATGAGAAATTGAATATTTTACTATTTTTGTAAAAAATCTATTTTTATGATATTTAAATTCCCTTGGCAAAAAAGTACAACTGAAAACACTTTTTTTCTATCATACGATTCTCATAGAGATAATTTTGGAGACATTTTAAATCCAATTATAGCCAAAGAATTTAGTGAAAATAAAGATGTAAAGAAAATATCTAAAAGGAAGAGTTCTTATTTTGAACACTACTACATAATTGGTTCTATATTACAAAGATGTAATAAAAACACAATTGTTTGGGGTAGTGGAATTATTTCTGAAGATTCTGTAATTAAAGAAAAACCTAAAAAAGTTTTAGCTGTTAGAGGACCTTTAACTAGAAAGAAACTTTTAGAGTTTGGCATTGAATGTCCTGAGGTTTATGGAGATCCAGCTTTGTTATTACCAAGATTTCACAATCCAAAAAATATTGCGCGTAAGTTTGAATTGGGTATAATTCCTCATTATAGAGATAAAAAAAATAAAGAGTTACTTAAGTTTCTAAAAAGGAATCCAGGCATTAAAGTTATTGATGTTCAAAACAAAAATCCTTTAAAAGTTGTTGATGAAATTTTAGAATGTAAAAATATTATTTCTAGTTCTTTACATGGAATAATTGTAGCAGATGCGTATAATATTCCTTCTGTTTGGATTAATTTTTCTGATAAAGTTGTTGGAAACGGTTTCAAATTTAGAGATTACTTTGCTTCAGTAGGAAGAACAGAAAAATCGCCTTATGATTTTAATGAAATTAAAGATTTAGATAATCTTTTAGATCTTTTTAAAGAAGATTATACAATTAATATTGATTTGGATAAATTAGTTGCCGCTTTTCCTAATTAAAAACTACTTATATAAGTAAGATTGTAAAATTATTGTGGCACTGATTTCATCAACTAGTGCTTTGTTTCTAC of the Tenacibaculum todarodis genome contains:
- a CDS encoding DUF559 domain-containing protein, with translation MNLNQPITYLKGVSIARAELLYSELGVKNCKDLLHLFPFRYIDKTQFYKINSLQQNTAEVQIVGKITGLKTVEQKRGSRLVATFRDETGAIELVWFRGQKWLKDSLKINQPYVIYGKLNFYGGKFSMPHPEMELLKDYKSKIQSSMQPVYPSTEKLANKNVSNKVVRSYIEDLLSKIGYSIEESLPSYILQEHNLLGKRESLINIHFPKNQELLAKAQFRLKFEELFFIQMQLLRKKLIRKSKIKGFVFEKVGEQFNNFYTNYLPFELTNAQKRVLKEIRKDVASNAHMNRLLQGDVGSGKTIVALLAMLLAIDNGFQATIMAPTEILATQHYHAVTELLQEMNISVELLTGSVKTKKRREIHAALESGELNILIGTHALLEDKVKFKNLGIAIIDEQHRFGVEQRSKLWRKGGPSLTLPEGKGTEVRNRYETARPSVYKLMKELQKERKQKTTEAERVLWESLKTKKLDFKFRRQHIVDEFIVDFICISKGLIVEVDGKYHNTKEQQESDDLRTEILQELGFKVIRFKNEEVIGNIEQVINIISEELKEHTSENSLPSGGLGWALPPHILVMTATPIPRTLAMSVYGDLDISVIDELPPGRKEVKTVHRYDKNRLAVFKFLKDEIEKGRQVYVVYPLIQESEAMDYKDLMDGYESISREFPLPKYQISIVHGKMKPADKEYEMQRFVKGETQIMVATTVIEVGVNVPNASVMIIESAERFGLSQLHQLRGRVGRGAEQSYCILLSSFKLSADAKTRLKTMVDTSDGFKIAEVDLKLRGPGNLMGKQQSGVLNLKIADVVRDTPILFKARQTAIGVLQNDANLSKPENTVLQKTFAQIQRKTGFWSEIS
- a CDS encoding IS110 family transposase, with protein sequence MKNYREVVGIDVSKKTIDAYCYHAQVHQEFKNDIAGYKSLLKWVLKQTKESAVFYCFENTGYYSLKLALYFHSKKVVYVEESPLKIKRSSGIVKEKTDKLDAQVIAKYGWFYREELMPSTVKSSSHLELGRLLALRDQLVRNNAGLKGTLKEMKVLLTSSTTDLGCISLKRSIDYLSKQVKSIEIRIEEIIFDDVSMSKNYELLKSMKGIGLVVACQLIYHTGNFTRFKSWRAFSSYCGTAPFEHRSGTSIHRRKQCHYLGDRKMKSLLSMASVSAIQHDSELKLYYQKKLAEGKDKMLAINNVRNKLIARAFAVVKRGTPYVVLQNYAA
- a CDS encoding (S)-benzoin forming benzil reductase, coding for MNTIIITGGSKGIGKALAEKYATENYKVYSLSRSIVDLQNVTQISVDLSNLQETTKTFTMLFEEILKEEVSSITLINNAGRLGTISNLENIDAEDITKTIQLNTTTPLILSSLFIKLSEDIKGKRQIINISSGAAQSPYEGWSIYCTSKAAIDMMTKTIAAEQNDIENGVKCVSIYPGVVDTNMQTHIRNTDKTDFKNLDRFIELKETNQLFTPKFVAETIFKVDSENTLNSGDIVDIRNF
- the mazG gene encoding nucleoside triphosphate pyrophosphohydrolase, coding for MNTRKDQLAAFNRLLDIMDDLREKCPWDKKQTLESLRHLTIEETYELADAILEDDLPEIKKELGDLLLHIVFYAKIGSEKKAFDIADVANSISDKLIHRHPHIYGDVKVENEADVKRNWEQLKLKEGKKSVLEGVPKSLPALVKASRIQEKVAGVGFDWEEPHQVWEKVQEELNELNEEIKKGDKENTEKEFGDVLFSMINYARFIDVNPENALEKTNKKFINRFQYLEEAAKTAGKELSDMSLAEMDAFWEESKKYFK
- a CDS encoding DUF5606 domain-containing protein, encoding MDFNKIIAVTGKPGLFEILSQTKTGVIVKNLLEDKRFPITATHNVSLLENIAIYTYEKEVPLGAVIKAIADKEDGKEAISHKESGKKLEAYFAEVLPDYDAERVYTSNIKKVVQWYNLLAKSEFDFATLGEKTNTEEEE